In a single window of the Halalkalicoccus tibetensis genome:
- a CDS encoding glycosyl hydrolase family 28 protein — MLFDDCANVSVRDVTVRDAPAWTLAFRNCESVHVTGVTVQNHLRIPNCDGLSTANHVRVSALCDSRVRRRISGLLSGENTTFIMIKFKQ; from the coding sequence ATGCTGTTCGACGACTGCGCGAATGTGTCCGTTCGGGACGTCACGGTTCGGGACGCGCCAGCTTGGACGCTCGCGTTCCGCAACTGCGAATCGGTCCACGTCACCGGCGTGACGGTTCAGAACCACCTCCGGATTCCAAACTGCGACGGGCTCTCCACCGCGAACCACGTCCGCGTCTCCGCCTTGTGCGATTCGCGCGTGCGACGACGTATTTCTGGATTGCTGAGTGGGGAAAACACTACATTTATTATGATCAAGTTCAAGCAATAA
- a CDS encoding fumarylacetoacetate hydrolase family protein, with protein sequence MQFVRYNGGAGPTWGVQTNAGIHALADLPAGEPSYQDLTNRQYLSQLENAVRNETLSVVDPAEVNLLAPVPRPPKIVCAGLNYRDHAEEQDEEFPDVPLLFSKAPTTVTNPNSPIVHPSGEQVDYEVELAAIIGRTAKDLDEDEVYDYIAGYTVLNDVSGRDAQFSDGQFFRGKSYDTFSPMGPTLVAGEDFDPNAVEVELRVDGETKQSSNTRQFIFDVPELVAYISANMTLESGDVISTGTPGGVGVFRDPVDLLEPGQTCEAEIEGIGTLTNPVVEE encoded by the coding sequence ATGCAGTTTGTTCGATACAACGGTGGTGCCGGCCCCACGTGGGGTGTCCAAACCAATGCAGGAATCCACGCGCTCGCTGATCTCCCAGCCGGCGAACCATCGTATCAAGATCTGACCAATCGGCAGTATCTTAGCCAGTTGGAAAACGCAGTTCGAAATGAAACCCTCTCAGTAGTCGATCCGGCTGAGGTGAATCTACTTGCACCAGTTCCCCGTCCACCGAAGATCGTCTGTGCCGGGCTTAACTACCGCGACCATGCTGAGGAACAGGACGAGGAGTTTCCTGATGTTCCGCTCTTATTCTCGAAGGCCCCGACTACGGTCACAAATCCGAACAGTCCAATTGTCCATCCCAGTGGCGAACAGGTTGACTACGAAGTAGAACTCGCTGCCATCATCGGTCGCACTGCTAAGGACCTCGACGAGGACGAGGTCTATGATTACATTGCTGGCTACACGGTACTTAATGATGTGAGTGGGAGGGACGCTCAATTCTCCGATGGCCAGTTTTTCAGGGGCAAGAGTTACGATACGTTCTCACCGATGGGCCCAACACTCGTCGCAGGCGAGGACTTCGATCCCAACGCCGTCGAGGTGGAATTGCGCGTTGACGGAGAAACGAAACAGTCCTCAAACACGCGTCAGTTCATCTTCGACGTTCCGGAACTGGTGGCATACATCAGTGCGAACATGACGCTTGAATCTGGTGACGTTATTTCAACCGGGACACCAGGTGGCGTAGGTGTCTTCCGCGATCCTGTCGACCTCCTTGAGCCGGGCCAGACCTGCGAGGCTGAGATCGAGGGAATCGGGACGCTCACGAACCCAGTCGTAGAAGAGTAA
- a CDS encoding Gfo/Idh/MocA family oxidoreductase, producing the protein MQEIGIIMNGVTGRMGTNQHLIRSIVALREEGGVKLPNEERVIPDPLLVGRNERKLRALSEEHGIERWTTDPELETCLEGDDEIYFDSQVTPRRPEALLKAIEAGKNVYCEKPLAGDLDTALNVAREAKHSGVKHGIVQDKLWLPGLMKLQRLIDQNFFGDILSVQIEFGYWVFTGHGQSAQRPSWNYRKEDGGGIIDDMFSHWSYVLEDLFGRIEAVRCLGKTHIPYRVDENGEEYEATADDAAYAIMELEDDVVAQLNSSWTVRVNRDDLLEIKVDGTNGSAVAGLRDCKTQHHANTPKPEWNPDTPKEHDYYEDWVRVPNNREFENAFKTQWAKFIRYVVADEPFPWDFTKGARGVQLTEASYQSSDEQRRIVIDELDI; encoded by the coding sequence ATGCAAGAGATTGGCATAATTATGAATGGCGTGACCGGCCGGATGGGAACGAACCAACATCTCATTCGATCCATCGTGGCGCTACGCGAGGAGGGTGGCGTCAAATTGCCCAACGAAGAACGGGTCATACCCGACCCACTGTTGGTCGGCCGAAACGAGCGGAAACTGCGTGCATTGAGCGAGGAACACGGAATCGAGCGGTGGACCACCGACCCTGAGTTAGAGACGTGTCTCGAAGGGGATGACGAGATTTACTTTGATTCACAGGTCACACCGCGGCGACCGGAGGCACTCCTGAAAGCTATCGAGGCCGGTAAGAATGTCTATTGTGAGAAGCCGCTGGCTGGCGATCTCGATACCGCGCTGAACGTCGCCCGCGAAGCGAAACACAGTGGCGTTAAACACGGCATTGTTCAAGACAAACTCTGGCTCCCAGGGCTGATGAAACTCCAGCGGTTGATCGATCAGAACTTCTTCGGAGATATCCTCTCGGTTCAGATTGAGTTCGGATATTGGGTATTCACAGGACACGGCCAGTCAGCACAGCGTCCCTCATGGAACTACCGCAAAGAGGACGGTGGAGGAATCATCGACGATATGTTCTCTCACTGGAGTTACGTCCTTGAGGATCTCTTCGGCCGTATTGAGGCGGTGCGCTGTCTCGGAAAAACTCACATCCCATACCGCGTTGATGAAAACGGCGAGGAATACGAGGCGACAGCCGACGATGCCGCCTACGCCATCATGGAACTGGAAGACGATGTTGTCGCACAACTCAACTCCTCGTGGACGGTGCGGGTCAATCGCGACGACCTCCTTGAGATTAAGGTCGACGGGACGAACGGTAGCGCAGTGGCTGGATTACGCGATTGTAAGACTCAGCACCATGCCAATACCCCCAAGCCGGAGTGGAACCCTGATACGCCAAAAGAACACGATTACTACGAGGATTGGGTCCGGGTGCCAAATAATCGAGAGTTCGAGAACGCATTTAAAACGCAGTGGGCAAAGTTCATCCGCTATGTCGTCGCGGATGAACCGTTTCCATGGGACTTCACTAAAGGAGCACGGGGCGTCCAGCTCACGGAAGCGAGCTACCAATCTTCGGATGAACAACGACGTATCGTTATCGATGAGCTAGATATCTAA